The following are encoded together in the Triticum dicoccoides isolate Atlit2015 ecotype Zavitan chromosome 6B, WEW_v2.0, whole genome shotgun sequence genome:
- the LOC119326350 gene encoding G-type lectin S-receptor-like serine/threonine-protein kinase B120, giving the protein MDPLPIYTIICLVCWSFCLLPFYASSSSRLLPDKPLSAGSTITSDDGTFALGFFSLSSSSTKYYYVGIWYRNIPEDNIVWVANRAMPITDPSSATLAFTSGSDLALSDTSGQLLWTTNISAARNSSSEATGGEATLDNNGNFILRSSNGTILWQSFDYPTDTLLPGMNLRITHKTHALQQLISWRNPQDPSPGNFSYGADPDEFRQRITWNGSAPYRRSLVWNNNLVVGKYVESIKSTIYYTLQIIGDEIYASFGLPVPSVSLVLMKIDYSGRIKTRIWNSNSSKWTDQYSGPNQECNKFGYCGPFGYCDNTQPIVTCKCLDGFEPNNKQDWTTRRFSQGCHRMEALRCGQGDGFLNMSTMKIPDQFLYVKNKSLDECIAECTSNCSCTAYAYTTMRTNAIDEDDTRCLLWIGDLIDTEKFIGQGENLYIRVSGLSGKQRNKKIWKKLMSGTSSTSIELRDGNLKYPFINFKEIVLATNNFSNSNMLGHGGFGNVYKATLEDGTELAVKRLSKGSGQGELEFRNEVILIAKLQHKNLVRLLGFCIHGDEKLLIYEYLPNKSLDAMLFDATRKSMLDWPIRFEITKGVARGLLYLHQDSRLKIIHRDLKASNILLDGEMSPKISDFGMARIFGGNQQQENTDRVVGTYGYMPPEYVLKGVFSVKSDVYSFGVLLLEIVSGSKISSVHLKADFPSIIAYAWSLWKDGNTKDFVDSSIVDSCSLNETIRCVHIGLLCVQGSPNARPLVSSIMSFLENGDISLPPPKEPVYFAEDNYGTDGAAENAVNSKNNMSVTAIEGR; this is encoded by the exons ATGGATCCCCTTCCCATATACACAATCATCTGCCTTGTTTGTTGGTCATTTTGTTTATTGCCATTTTATGCATCATCCAGCAGCCGCCTTCTTCCCGACAAGCCGCTTTCCGCTGGTAGCACCATCACCTCCGACGATGGCACTTTTGCCCTTGGATTCTTCTCCCTGTCCAGCTCCAGCACAAAATATTACTACGTCGGCATATGGTACAGGAATATACCCGAAGACAACATTGTGTGGGTTGCCAACCGTGCTATGCCGATAACTGATCCTTCTTCTGCAACGCTCGCCTTCACAAGCGGATCCGATCTCGCCTTGTCAGACACCAGTGGCCAGCTTCTCTGGACGACAAACATCAGCGCTGCAAGGAATTCATCGTCAGAGGCAACTGGTGGAGAAGCCACGCTTGATAACAATGGGAATTTTATTCTTCGGTCATCAAATGGCACCATCTTATGGCAAAGCTTCGATTACCCGACCGACACTCTCCTTCCAGGTATGAACCTCAGGATCACCCACAAGACGCATGCACTACAACAGCTCATCTCTTGGAGAAACCCCCAAGACCCATCCCCGGGCAACTTCTCATATGGTGCAGACCCTGATGAGTTTCGGCAGCGTATTACATGGAATGGATCAGCACCCTACCGGCGAAGTCTGGTATGGAATAACAATTTGGTAGTAGGGAAGTATGTTGAGAGTATCAAGTCCACAATTTACTATACACTGCAAATTATTGGTGATGAGATCTACGCTTCCTTTGGACTACCAGTACCTAGTGTCTCACTAGTGCTAATGAAGATTGACTACTCAGGCAGGATAAAGACACGAATCTGGAATAGCAACAGCTCCAAATGGACTGACCAGTATTCAGGACCTAACCAGGAATGCAACAAATTTGGTTACTGTGGTCCATTTGGTTACTGTGACAACACACAGCCTATTGTGACATGCAAGTGTCTTGATGGCTTTGAGCCAAACAACAAACAAGACTGGACGACCCGCAGGTTTTCACAGGGATGCCACCGGATGGAAGCACTAAGATGTGGTCAAGGGGATGGCTTCTTAAATATGTCAACCATGAAGATTCCCGACCAGTTCTTGTATGTCAAGAATAAAAGCTTAGATGAATGCATAGCAGAATGCACAAGCAACTGCTCATGTACGGCGTATGCTTACACCACTATGAGAACTAATGCTATCGATGAGGATGATACTAGGTGCCTATTATGGATAGGAGATTTGATTGACACGGAGAAGTTCATTGGACAAGGGGAAAACCTCTATATCCGAGTTAGTGGATTGAGTG GCAAACAAAGAAACAAGAAAATTTGGAAGAAGCTGATGTCGGGAACTTCAAGCACTTCTATTGAACTTCGTGATGGAAACTTAAAGTATCCTTTTATTAACTTCAAAGAAATTGTACTTGCAACAAACAATTTTTCTAACTCCAACATGCTTGGACATGGAGGTTTTGGCAATGTTTACAAG GCGACATTAGAAGATGGTACAGAACTTGCTGTGAAAAGGCTTAGTAAGGGTTCTGGACAGGGGGAACTGGAGTTCAGAAATGAAGTAATACTCATTGCGAAGTTGCAGCACAAAAACTTGGTTAGACTTCTCGGTTTCTGCATCCACGGAGATGAGAAACTATTGATATATGAATACTTACCTAACAAAAGTCTGGACGCCATGCTTTTTG ATGCCACAAGAAAATCAATGCTTGATTGGCCAATAAGATTCGAGATAACCAAAGGGGTAGCTAGAGGACTTCTTTATCTTCATCAAGATTCAAGATTGAAGATAATTCACAGGGATCTCAAAGCAAGCAACATATTACTAGATGGCGAAATGAGCCCTAAGATATCTGATTTTGGTATGGCAAGGATATTTGGCGGCAATCAGCAGCAAGAAAATACCGACCGCGTTGTTGGCACATA CGGTTACATGCCACCTGAATATGTTTTGAAAGGAGTGTTTTCTGTCAAGTCTGATGTATATAGCTTTGGAGTTTTACTACTGGAGATTGTGAGTGGCTCAAAGATCAGCTCTGTGCACCTAAAAGCAGACTTCCCCAGCATTATAGCCTAT GCATGGAGCTTATGGAAGGATGGGAACACAAAGGATTTTGTTGACTCATCGATTGTGGACAGCTGCTCACTTAATGAAACTATACGGTGCGTCCATATCGGTCTCTTGTGTGTTCAAGGCAGCCCAAATGCGCGGCCACTCGTGTCGTCAATCATGTCCTTTCTGGAGAATGGAGATATATCACTTCCCCCTCCAAAAGAGCCTGTGTATTTTGCAGAAGATAACTATGGTACTGACGGAGCAGCAGAAAATGCTGTGAATTCTAAAAATAACATGAGCGTTACAGCAATAGAGGGACGCTAG